In Sedimentibacter sp. MB31-C6, one genomic interval encodes:
- a CDS encoding class I SAM-dependent methyltransferase, producing the protein MNKNSTAKQFDKVSLEYDFVVSLTEKEDDILLENMPKQRGKVLDIGCGSGNRCILLSRYFEQVVGIDISDSFLQIAEKKKNINGINNVSFINMNADEMYFEEKFDMIISRTTFHHLDIENVLSRCISLINNGGVIYIKDNVSENPTPAKWTYVVGALLEFLPNWRRYGLKNAQRVFSHSVSREWLSHLAEDRYLSESEYYRIYEKYLPGCFFIKEGWAMNVIWKSN; encoded by the coding sequence ATGAACAAAAATAGTACAGCTAAACAATTTGATAAAGTCTCATTAGAATATGATTTTGTAGTTTCATTAACTGAGAAAGAGGATGATATTCTTCTTGAAAACATGCCTAAACAAAGAGGTAAAGTGCTAGATATAGGTTGTGGTTCTGGGAATAGGTGTATTTTATTATCCAGATATTTTGAGCAAGTAGTTGGAATTGATATATCGGATTCATTTTTACAAATAGCCGAGAAGAAGAAAAATATTAATGGCATAAATAATGTTTCGTTTATAAATATGAATGCTGATGAAATGTACTTTGAAGAAAAGTTTGACATGATTATCAGCCGTACAACATTCCACCATCTTGATATTGAAAATGTACTTAGCCGTTGCATTTCATTAATCAACAATGGAGGAGTCATATATATCAAAGATAATGTTTCAGAAAACCCTACTCCTGCCAAATGGACATATGTTGTTGGAGCATTATTGGAGTTTTTACCTAACTGGAGGCGTTATGGGCTAAAGAATGCTCAAAGAGTCTTTTCTCATAGCGTTTCGAGAGAATGGCTTTCGCATTTGGCTGAAGATAGATATTTATCAGAAAGTGAATATTATAGAATCTATGAAAAATACCTTCCAGGTTGCTTTTTTATAAAGGAAGGATGGGCGATGAATGTGATTTGGAAAAGTAATTAG